One window of the Candidatus Poribacteria bacterium genome contains the following:
- a CDS encoding metallophosphoesterase family protein, whose amino-acid sequence MRYLIMGDIHANMEAFEAVLKEAMGFSPDVCLFLGDAVGYGADPDEVVMRLRRLIPQFSKFFAVRGNHDKVASGVEEGWSFTEHARKAALWTREHLSPTNRSYLRRLPQGPVGVNPSIQICHGSPMDEDLYILNNFRALNILSYDEHRITFFGHTHVPVVYELLGDHFHVNLPSGDESIFKLHPEGRYLINPGSVGQPRDFNPKASFAVYDDDEETITIKRVSYDIERAADKIVKSNLPGVNAERLFIGR is encoded by the coding sequence ATGAGATACCTGATAATGGGCGATATCCATGCCAATATGGAGGCCTTCGAAGCCGTCTTGAAAGAGGCTATGGGGTTTTCGCCCGATGTATGCCTTTTTCTAGGCGATGCCGTCGGATACGGTGCTGATCCGGATGAGGTCGTGATGAGGTTGCGGAGGTTGATCCCTCAATTTTCTAAATTCTTCGCCGTCAGGGGGAACCACGATAAGGTTGCATCCGGGGTGGAGGAGGGGTGGAGTTTCACCGAGCATGCCCGTAAGGCGGCGCTGTGGACGAGGGAACACCTCTCACCGACGAACAGGAGCTACCTGAGGAGGCTGCCTCAAGGCCCAGTGGGCGTCAATCCCTCCATACAGATCTGTCACGGATCGCCGATGGACGAGGACCTTTACATACTCAATAACTTCAGAGCATTGAACATTCTGAGCTATGACGAACACAGGATCACCTTCTTCGGCCATACGCATGTGCCCGTCGTATACGAGCTTCTCGGCGACCACTTTCACGTCAACCTGCCCTCAGGCGATGAGAGCATATTCAAACTCCATCCCGAAGGCAGGTATCTGATCAATCCCGGATCGGTGGGCCAGCCGAGGGACTTCAATCCCAAGGCCAGCTTCGCGGTTTATGATGACGATGAGGAAACGATCACGATAAAGAGGGTGAGCTACGATATCGAAAGGGCGGCCGATAAGATCGTAAAGAGCAACCTGCCGGGCGTGAACGCCGAAAGGCTTTTCATCGGGAGGTGA
- a CDS encoding zinc-dependent alcohol dehydrogenase family protein encodes MRAIIFPRPGEIELKDVPDPVPAPDEAVIKVKASGICATDIHIWFGEFIATYPVIPGHEFSGEVVEVGDKVTAFKVGDRVAVDPCIYCHSCPACRSHAENFCHNFKAYGLQLNGGFAEYVAVKESNLYRIDDLSWEEGAMVEPLGCVVHGLNQVAPIRPGGHGLIFGAGPIGLLNMQLYMHSGLSTVTVVDVMKHKLKIASDLGATHAILADNSLNEKLREIRPEGFDLVIDATGNPKVVQSAFDYVADRGKILIFGVCPPDSRITISPYEIYKRELKIYGSFSLLYTAAQSVDLLRSGRIKVEPLISHRFTLERFVEAFELKRNNPKPMKVMIVEA; translated from the coding sequence ATGAGGGCGATAATCTTTCCCAGGCCGGGCGAGATCGAGCTTAAAGATGTGCCCGATCCCGTCCCCGCCCCGGATGAAGCGGTGATCAAGGTCAAGGCGTCCGGAATCTGTGCAACCGACATACATATCTGGTTCGGTGAGTTTATAGCCACCTACCCCGTTATTCCGGGCCATGAGTTTTCAGGCGAGGTGGTCGAGGTCGGCGATAAGGTGACGGCTTTCAAGGTGGGCGATAGGGTGGCCGTGGATCCTTGCATCTACTGCCATAGCTGCCCCGCATGCAGATCACATGCCGAAAACTTCTGCCATAACTTCAAAGCCTATGGGCTTCAACTCAATGGCGGATTTGCCGAATATGTGGCCGTTAAGGAAAGCAACCTATACCGGATAGATGACCTCTCCTGGGAGGAGGGGGCGATGGTGGAGCCGCTGGGATGCGTGGTCCATGGGTTGAACCAGGTGGCGCCGATCAGGCCGGGCGGACACGGGTTGATCTTCGGAGCCGGACCCATCGGGCTTTTGAACATGCAGCTCTACATGCATAGCGGCCTGAGCACCGTTACGGTGGTGGATGTGATGAAACATAAGCTTAAAATAGCCTCTGATTTGGGAGCAACGCACGCCATCTTAGCCGATAATTCCCTCAACGAGAAGCTCAGAGAGATCCGCCCGGAGGGATTCGATCTGGTGATAGACGCTACGGGAAATCCGAAGGTCGTTCAATCGGCCTTCGATTACGTAGCCGATAGGGGCAAGATATTGATCTTCGGCGTCTGCCCACCTGACTCGAGAATCACCATCTCGCCGTATGAGATCTATAAGAGAGAGCTTAAGATCTACGGGAGCTTCTCCCTGCTTTACACGGCCGCTCAATCGGTGGATCTTCTCAGATCGGGAAGGATCAAGGTTGAGCCTCTCATCTCCCACCGTTTCACGCTGGAGAGGTTCGTCGAGGCGTTCGAGTTAAAGAGAAATAATCCCAAACCGATGAAGGTTATGATAGTTGAAGCTTGA
- a CDS encoding DUF2281 domain-containing protein: MAVRDITIAKIRQLPESLVQEVSDFIDFLLMKHDKTRWLLWIHFAEALELAESDFDEYLANLENYEDRLARGEIQW, translated from the coding sequence ATGGCTGTGCGCGATATAACTATCGCTAAGATTCGGCAATTACCCGAATCCTTAGTTCAAGAGGTAAGCGATTTCATCGATTTTCTGCTGATGAAACATGATAAAACACGCTGGCTGTTATGGATACATTTCGCTGAAGCCTTAGAGCTAGCCGAATCCGATTTTGATGAATATCTGGCTAACCTGGAGAACTATGAAGATCGCCTTGCGCGTGGGGAAATCCAATGGTGA
- a CDS encoding type II toxin-antitoxin system PemK/MazF family toxin — MVTIHRGDVVLCDLNPIVGTEQSGIRPAVVVQIDRANAVSPHTIIVPFTTKIRRALLPSHAFVPAGIGGLSRDSVALCEQIRVIDKRRIIKVLGHLDNPYLEEIAKALRTILGL, encoded by the coding sequence ATGGTGACTATACATCGTGGTGACGTGGTACTATGTGACTTAAACCCGATAGTCGGTACAGAACAATCGGGTATACGGCCCGCCGTTGTTGTTCAGATTGATCGTGCGAACGCTGTAAGCCCTCATACGATCATCGTGCCTTTTACAACAAAAATCCGACGAGCTCTTTTGCCTTCTCACGCCTTTGTTCCCGCAGGGATCGGAGGTCTGAGCAGAGATTCGGTAGCACTTTGTGAACAGATCCGTGTGATAGATAAGCGAAGAATCATTAAAGTCCTTGGTCACTTGGATAATCCATATCTCGAAGAAATAGCGAAGGCCTTGCGTACGATCCTTGGATTATAA
- a CDS encoding ABC transporter permease has translation MRRIFLKDMAYHKGRVALTTLTIMALVMLILLIGGIMNGLRWEARRYPEYTGADIWVSSERSGGVFVGFSILNPEYVEPALRDEGLDKDSISPLIFAQVQPLIHGKETKAVVVGCRIDKLGGPKKRDIITGRLFTPGPKGYAPEAKLPPPEVVVDESAGLEVGETVELWGRQFRVIGKVRHLFFVFDVPIIFMDLSQARMGILKNAIYVNSYIAKVKPGYSPDEVAARLDKNADVLEAVEVKSTDQIIRTILRNYVDEPMKGVQFLRIVLWIASGLIVLMITYVTTLEKTREIGILKAIGATNRYIISMTMKQVLLMTGAGLTLGILLARLAVYGFPIFVLINWKEAGLAAGVTLAVCYAGGYWAARRVLFVDPMIAFRGELET, from the coding sequence ATGAGAAGGATATTTCTGAAGGACATGGCGTATCACAAGGGCAGGGTAGCGCTTACCACCCTCACCATCATGGCACTTGTTATGCTGATTCTTCTGATCGGCGGCATAATGAACGGGTTGCGTTGGGAGGCGAGGAGATATCCCGAATACACGGGCGCCGATATCTGGGTCTCAAGCGAGCGTTCTGGCGGCGTGTTCGTGGGGTTTTCCATACTTAACCCCGAATATGTGGAGCCGGCTTTGAGGGATGAAGGGCTGGATAAAGATTCGATCTCGCCCCTTATCTTCGCGCAGGTGCAACCCCTTATCCACGGAAAGGAGACCAAGGCGGTTGTGGTGGGGTGCAGGATCGACAAGCTGGGCGGTCCCAAGAAGAGAGATATCATCACGGGAAGGCTCTTCACGCCAGGGCCTAAGGGATATGCGCCGGAGGCCAAGCTCCCACCGCCTGAGGTCGTGGTGGACGAAAGCGCCGGATTGGAGGTTGGGGAGACAGTAGAGCTATGGGGTAGGCAGTTCAGGGTTATCGGCAAGGTAAGACACCTTTTCTTCGTCTTCGATGTCCCCATAATCTTCATGGATCTCTCCCAGGCGAGGATGGGGATATTAAAGAACGCCATCTACGTCAACAGCTACATCGCAAAGGTCAAGCCCGGATATTCGCCCGATGAGGTGGCTGCCCGCCTGGATAAAAACGCCGATGTTCTCGAGGCCGTTGAGGTGAAAAGCACAGATCAGATCATAAGGACGATCTTGCGTAACTACGTTGATGAACCGATGAAAGGGGTTCAGTTCCTCAGGATCGTCCTCTGGATCGCCTCCGGATTGATCGTGTTGATGATCACATATGTTACCACGCTCGAAAAAACACGTGAGATAGGGATACTCAAAGCGATTGGAGCTACGAACCGATACATCATCTCGATGACGATGAAACAGGTGTTGCTCATGACGGGCGCGGGTCTCACGTTGGGGATACTGTTGGCGAGGTTGGCGGTCTACGGTTTCCCGATCTTCGTCCTGATAAACTGGAAGGAGGCGGGACTGGCTGCCGGAGTAACATTGGCCGTCTGTTATGCAGGTGGATACTGGGCTGCCAGACGAGTTTTGTTCGTCGATCCGATGATAGCCTTCAGGGGAGAACTGGAGACATAA
- a CDS encoding sn-glycerol-1-phosphate dehydrogenase, which produces MSFRFRDMLGRRWRCELCGREHVIPTKWVDLKPEALGRLPERLKEEEWSGKVLLVADETTYRVAGERAKRRLIGAGFDVMEMIFPSSSRATEELGIEVFSAGRDVSGVVAVGSGTVNDLAKWGAYKARKPYIVIPTAASMNGYTSSIAALSVHGVKRTLPARPPLGVATEPDIVASAPSRMNSSGYADLQSKTVADLDWHLSSLLFGGYYCPLPRMGVSSAERKLEGRLEGIKRGDPDAVAFLLDALIESGISMTVAGSSSPASGGEHLISHWLDMQAHRSERTPAMHGEQVGIGTIVTSKIYGIWLEMSPEEWQPNPSAFRPPGERIGEFKERYGGMAEEVLEEFKGKWLPPDEMKRVLGKIQKKWDHIRGLILESWVPPHKILENLKTAGAPTRIDEIGVSEEEFREAVLHAREIRNRWTILDMAYLVGILPDRIEEVMSPVLP; this is translated from the coding sequence ATGAGCTTTAGATTCCGTGATATGCTCGGACGACGATGGAGATGTGAGCTTTGCGGGCGCGAACATGTCATCCCGACAAAATGGGTTGACCTGAAACCTGAGGCCTTGGGGAGACTTCCGGAGAGGTTAAAAGAGGAAGAATGGTCCGGGAAGGTGTTGCTCGTCGCCGATGAGACGACATACCGCGTCGCGGGCGAAAGAGCAAAGAGGAGACTCATCGGGGCGGGATTTGATGTTATGGAGATGATCTTCCCTTCATCCTCCCGGGCTACCGAGGAGCTGGGTATAGAGGTGTTCTCCGCGGGCAGAGATGTATCAGGTGTGGTGGCGGTGGGAAGTGGAACGGTCAACGATCTGGCCAAATGGGGGGCATACAAGGCGCGGAAACCCTATATCGTCATACCGACGGCGGCGAGCATGAACGGGTATACCTCCTCGATAGCCGCATTATCGGTGCATGGCGTAAAACGAACGTTGCCGGCGCGTCCGCCCTTGGGTGTTGCAACCGAACCGGATATAGTTGCCTCGGCGCCCTCCAGGATGAACTCGTCCGGATACGCGGATCTGCAGTCCAAGACGGTCGCCGACTTAGATTGGCATCTTTCAAGCCTTCTGTTCGGCGGATACTACTGCCCCCTGCCGCGGATGGGCGTATCTTCGGCTGAGAGAAAACTGGAAGGAAGATTGGAAGGTATAAAGCGAGGCGATCCCGACGCGGTTGCGTTCCTCTTGGACGCCCTGATCGAATCCGGAATCAGCATGACCGTAGCCGGAAGCTCAAGCCCGGCTTCAGGCGGGGAACATCTCATCTCCCATTGGCTCGATATGCAGGCACATCGATCCGAAAGAACTCCCGCCATGCACGGGGAACAGGTCGGGATCGGGACCATAGTGACCTCGAAGATTTACGGCATCTGGCTGGAGATGTCACCTGAGGAATGGCAGCCCAACCCCTCGGCGTTTCGGCCACCCGGGGAAAGGATCGGGGAGTTCAAGGAAAGATACGGCGGTATGGCGGAGGAGGTGCTGGAAGAGTTCAAGGGGAAATGGCTCCCTCCTGATGAGATGAAACGTGTTTTAGGCAAGATACAAAAGAAATGGGATCATATCAGAGGATTGATACTCGAAAGTTGGGTCCCACCTCATAAGATTTTGGAGAATTTGAAAACCGCAGGCGCTCCGACGAGGATTGATGAGATAGGAGTGAGCGAGGAGGAGTTCAGGGAAGCCGTCTTACACGCCAGGGAGATAAGGAACAGATGGACGATTCTGGATATGGCCTATCTCGTCGGCATCCTTCCGGATCGGATCGAGGAGGTTATGTCTCCAGTTCTCCCCTGA
- a CDS encoding UPF0164 family protein, with product MRVLLALILSIILIFPAAAEEGTRGTVDFQVMGISMGVRSSGMGEACVGMADDISSLSLNPAGLSGLNSPQLMASHYEWFGGIRYEWISFAQPIADLFTVAASISYLHAPPDVRTVESSAGAWGYAEDGTFSYSDTLFQVGLGTAPMMNVRLGTTFKLARSGLSFEGTSSSMPQYQRQGSSFSFGLIYETPLPDLRVGVCYRDVKFSAEGFSSKTAVIPTEIAFGASYQLKFKGRRRAVAEGGPPPENRLILACEADLPSSGANLFRLGAEYQMANGFSLRVGYRTDPDRSGLSRLSGGIGYRSGNYRIDYAFISYGDLGDAHRASLTLSF from the coding sequence ATGCGTGTTCTGCTGGCGTTGATACTGTCCATCATCCTTATCTTCCCAGCCGCCGCGGAGGAGGGAACGAGAGGAACGGTGGATTTCCAGGTGATGGGGATATCCATGGGAGTCCGATCGTCCGGTATGGGAGAGGCATGTGTCGGTATGGCCGACGATATCTCCTCCTTATCCCTCAATCCCGCCGGTCTAAGTGGGTTGAACTCTCCACAACTGATGGCATCGCATTACGAGTGGTTCGGAGGCATACGATACGAATGGATCAGCTTCGCCCAGCCCATAGCCGATCTCTTCACCGTCGCCGCCTCCATCTCATACCTCCATGCTCCCCCCGATGTCAGAACGGTCGAGTCAAGCGCCGGAGCGTGGGGATACGCGGAGGATGGAACCTTCAGTTATTCCGATACCCTCTTTCAGGTAGGCCTCGGAACAGCTCCGATGATGAATGTAAGGCTGGGAACGACCTTCAAGCTGGCTCGCAGCGGCCTCTCCTTCGAAGGGACGTCTTCCTCTATGCCCCAATACCAAAGACAGGGCTCATCCTTTTCTTTTGGCCTTATCTACGAAACGCCGCTTCCCGATCTGAGGGTAGGAGTCTGCTATAGGGACGTGAAGTTCAGCGCGGAGGGATTCTCATCGAAAACCGCCGTCATCCCCACCGAAATCGCCTTCGGAGCTAGCTACCAGTTGAAGTTCAAAGGACGTAGAAGAGCTGTCGCCGAAGGCGGACCTCCCCCCGAAAACAGACTTATACTGGCCTGTGAGGCTGATCTGCCTTCCAGCGGAGCAAATCTGTTCAGATTGGGAGCGGAATATCAAATGGCCAATGGATTCTCACTTAGGGTGGGATATCGGACGGATCCCGATCGATCCGGTCTTTCAAGGCTCAGCGGCGGAATAGGATATAGATCCGGAAACTATAGGATAGATTACGCTTTCATCTCATACGGTGATCTGGGCGACGCACACAGGGCATCGCTCACCTTAAGCTTCTAG
- the pta gene encoding phosphate acetyltransferase — MNPIRKIIEQAKRDPKRIALPEGEDERVLRASEILVREGIAYPVLIGDEEKLGKLAQEIGCSLEGVEIVNPRRFPDMKGYISEYLRVRPDASEAVAKRLMRRALYFAAMMVRVGDCDGMIGGVASITAAVIRAAHLVIGLREGFTIPSSFFIMYVDGCPYGEDGAFIYADAGVNVDPSPQELAEIAVASAQSARELLGWEPKVAMLSFSTRGSAAHPLADKVIEALKIAREKAPDLLIDGEFQADTAIVPEVAARKVKDESPVAGRANVLIFPDLNAGNIAYKLTQYLAGAEAYGPLFQGFSKPVNDLSRGASVQDIVGVVAVTVVQGQKSQREIG, encoded by the coding sequence TTGAACCCGATCCGGAAGATCATAGAGCAGGCTAAGAGAGACCCCAAGAGGATTGCCCTACCGGAAGGCGAGGACGAAAGGGTGCTAAGGGCATCGGAGATCCTTGTCAGGGAGGGGATCGCATATCCGGTGCTTATTGGAGATGAGGAGAAGCTCGGTAAGCTCGCCCAGGAGATCGGGTGCTCCCTAGAAGGGGTTGAGATCGTCAATCCCCGCAGATTTCCCGATATGAAGGGATACATCTCCGAATATCTCAGGGTAAGGCCCGATGCCTCCGAGGCGGTGGCGAAGAGGTTGATGAGAAGGGCGCTTTACTTCGCCGCTATGATGGTGAGGGTTGGGGATTGCGATGGGATGATCGGCGGAGTCGCAAGTATAACGGCCGCCGTGATAAGGGCCGCACACCTGGTGATAGGCCTCAGGGAGGGGTTCACCATCCCGTCCAGCTTCTTCATCATGTATGTTGACGGCTGCCCATATGGTGAGGATGGCGCCTTCATCTACGCCGATGCCGGGGTAAACGTCGATCCCTCCCCCCAGGAGCTGGCTGAGATAGCGGTGGCCTCAGCCCAGAGCGCCAGAGAGCTGCTGGGATGGGAGCCAAAGGTTGCCATGCTCTCCTTCTCGACCAGGGGCAGTGCCGCTCACCCGCTCGCCGATAAGGTCATCGAGGCGCTTAAGATCGCCAGAGAGAAGGCTCCGGATCTGCTGATAGACGGTGAGTTTCAGGCTGATACGGCCATAGTCCCTGAGGTGGCGGCCAGGAAGGTGAAAGATGAAAGTCCGGTGGCGGGTAGGGCGAACGTTCTGATATTCCCCGATCTTAACGCCGGCAATATCGCCTATAAGCTCACACAGTATCTGGCCGGCGCGGAGGCATACGGTCCGCTATTTCAGGGTTTCTCAAAACCGGTGAACGACCTTTCAAGGGGAGCGAGCGTTCAGGATATAGTCGGCGTCGTCGCCGTGACTGTCGTTCAGGGGCAGAAAAGCCAGAGGGAAATCGGATAA
- the nagB gene encoding glucosamine-6-phosphate deaminase, whose translation MKVLIRKDYEEMSKTAAQIVASLVRRKPNCVLGLATGSTPVGMYKELIRMHREEHLDFSSVITFNLDEYYGLPPTHPESYRYFMNENLFNHINIKPENTHVPDGTVPMEDIEEYCRNYEKMIKDAGGIDLQVLGIGGDGHIAFNEPGSSLASRTRLIALDEQTRIDNSRFFDSLDEVPRAAITMGVGTILEARTCLLLANGERKAEVVAKAIEGPITNQITASALQLHPNTIVVLDEGAASKLARKDYYLYAERMWKELGSSIV comes from the coding sequence GTGAAGGTTCTGATCAGAAAGGATTATGAGGAGATGTCGAAGACCGCCGCTCAGATCGTAGCATCCCTGGTGAGGAGGAAGCCGAACTGCGTTTTAGGGTTGGCTACCGGCAGCACACCGGTCGGTATGTACAAGGAGTTGATCAGGATGCATAGGGAGGAACATCTGGACTTCTCCAGCGTTATCACCTTTAACCTGGATGAGTACTATGGTCTTCCGCCGACCCACCCCGAAAGCTACCGATACTTCATGAACGAAAACCTGTTCAACCACATAAATATCAAACCTGAAAACACCCACGTCCCCGACGGAACCGTCCCGATGGAGGATATCGAAGAGTACTGCCGTAACTATGAGAAGATGATCAAGGATGCGGGCGGCATAGACCTTCAGGTTTTGGGAATAGGCGGAGATGGACATATAGCTTTCAACGAACCCGGCTCATCTTTAGCATCGAGAACCAGACTTATCGCACTGGATGAGCAGACCAGGATAGACAACTCCAGGTTTTTCGACTCCCTCGATGAGGTGCCGCGGGCGGCCATCACCATGGGGGTTGGGACGATATTGGAGGCGAGGACTTGCCTGTTGCTTGCAAACGGTGAGAGAAAGGCCGAAGTGGTGGCCAAGGCGATTGAAGGTCCCATCACAAATCAGATCACCGCTTCAGCACTCCAGCTCCACCCTAACACCATAGTCGTTCTAGATGAGGGAGCAGCGAGCAAACTGGCGAGAAAGGATTACTACCTCTATGCCGAGAGGATGTGGAAGGAGCTGGGAAGCTCTATCGTTTAA
- a CDS encoding UPF0236 family protein gives MTIETITRYLQESQALEERVRGESFQQIEREVFLYVKRIGVALMTSILNRLSHEDHEERKGEYEGEFQGYRRRKIRTIMGEVEYKRAYYWSKERGGYAPFDQKLGLDGGNLSPWLKEGVTLLAPALLVSWPGLVKTPGI, from the coding sequence ATGACCATAGAAACAATAACACGATACCTTCAAGAGAGTCAAGCCCTTGAGGAGAGAGTCCGTGGAGAAAGCTTCCAACAGATAGAGAGAGAAGTCTTTCTATACGTGAAGAGGATAGGAGTAGCTCTTATGACAAGCATTCTCAACAGGCTATCACATGAAGATCATGAAGAGAGGAAAGGAGAATATGAAGGGGAATTTCAAGGGTATAGGAGGAGGAAGATAAGAACGATAATGGGAGAAGTTGAGTATAAGAGAGCCTATTACTGGAGCAAAGAGAGAGGAGGATATGCGCCATTTGATCAGAAACTGGGCCTGGATGGAGGGAACTTATCACCCTGGCTGAAAGAGGGGGTAACACTGCTTGCTCCAGCGCTTTTAGTTTCATGGCCTGGTCTTGTGAAAACCCCTGGTATTTAG
- a CDS encoding PD40 domain-containing protein: MNTAREIICRAIVLSILTFLCLTPSMAKIKPPRDIKLVFTTKLTTQTSDIFLLESLDGKPINLTQNPAPDSYPRWSPDGRRIAFVSERDGDEEIYIMDIKTRKVERLTHHPGGDRYPTWSPDGRKIAFLSSGENGKWDLRLIDLITRRVKILSKVVTGSFDWHPDGRRLILGHRDSRSFYFLDVNRDQPVRDFQEMERVSIPHILSQLYSLSCCRDGVRIAYGASETSAISDIHVLDLRNGRYKNLSKLALKPPGRYDNDPRWTPDGKFILFSSNRDGNGSEVDIYLMTDEGEIAERIELEGTNYFPDAFDPKYAYPVPDLTLRLSLWGLIKR, translated from the coding sequence GTGAATACGGCGAGGGAAATAATCTGTAGAGCAATTGTGCTTTCTATCCTTACCTTCCTCTGCCTCACCCCATCGATGGCGAAGATAAAGCCTCCGAGGGACATCAAACTCGTCTTCACGACGAAGCTCACGACGCAGACCAGCGACATATTTCTGCTTGAGAGTCTCGACGGTAAGCCTATCAACCTGACCCAAAACCCCGCTCCCGACTCCTATCCCAGATGGTCTCCAGATGGGAGGAGGATCGCCTTCGTCTCCGAAAGGGACGGTGATGAGGAGATCTACATCATGGATATCAAGACCCGTAAGGTCGAAAGGCTGACCCACCATCCAGGGGGAGATAGGTATCCGACGTGGTCCCCGGATGGCAGAAAGATAGCGTTCCTCTCAAGCGGTGAGAACGGGAAGTGGGATTTACGGCTCATAGATCTGATCACCCGTAGGGTTAAGATCCTCTCAAAGGTGGTGACGGGATCTTTCGACTGGCATCCGGATGGGAGGAGATTGATCCTGGGTCATCGGGATTCGAGGAGCTTTTACTTTCTGGATGTGAATCGGGATCAACCCGTCCGGGATTTCCAGGAGATGGAGAGGGTGTCCATACCTCATATCCTCTCGCAGCTTTACAGCCTCTCCTGTTGCCGGGATGGGGTGAGGATAGCATATGGGGCGAGCGAGACGTCGGCGATATCCGACATACACGTCCTAGATCTGAGAAACGGCAGGTATAAGAACCTATCAAAGTTGGCATTGAAACCTCCCGGCAGATACGATAACGATCCGAGATGGACGCCCGACGGGAAATTCATCCTCTTCTCGTCGAACAGGGACGGGAACGGAAGCGAGGTGGATATATACCTAATGACGGATGAGGGTGAGATCGCTGAGAGGATAGAGCTTGAGGGGACAAATTACTTTCCGGACGCTTTCGATCCCAAATATGCCTATCCCGTCCCCGATCTCACGCTGAGGCTAAGCCTGTGGGGCTTGATAAAAAGATGA
- a CDS encoding DNA-binding protein, giving the protein MEPGEMLLESVKEAIRKHDIQNGVVVSGIGTLKSCHLHHIEHTDFPPQNRFFTIEKPLELVSVSGVIADGEPHLHVVISYRDEEVYSGHLEEGSEVLYLAELVILKFNELRMTRYPDVERRIRLLGPKKS; this is encoded by the coding sequence TTGGAGCCCGGCGAGATGTTGCTGGAGTCCGTTAAGGAGGCTATCCGCAAGCACGACATCCAAAACGGCGTGGTGGTTTCGGGAATTGGGACATTGAAATCCTGTCATCTGCATCACATAGAGCACACCGATTTCCCGCCCCAGAACAGATTCTTCACGATCGAAAAGCCGTTGGAGCTGGTCTCCGTCAGCGGGGTGATCGCTGACGGAGAACCGCATCTTCATGTCGTCATCTCATACAGGGATGAGGAGGTCTATTCCGGTCATCTGGAGGAGGGAAGCGAGGTGCTCTATTTAGCGGAACTTGTCATCTTGAAGTTCAACGAGCTGAGGATGACCCGCTATCCCGACGTTGAGAGGAGGATCAGGCTGCTCGGCCCAAAGAAATCATAA